The Silene latifolia isolate original U9 population chromosome 4, ASM4854445v1, whole genome shotgun sequence region acttctatgcatggtctaacaagactcgagttggtttatatcttacaagtcaagttgagtagataagagatggtaaaaatgcaaggattcataggcttagcatttcatcaaacataacatgtgcataaagttgacatcccaacaagcaagcaatttgattatgaaaacatattagattaagcatgaatcaatcccatgttagtttcccctaattacccactaatcctagttaaagaaactactcactcattatcatgggaaacatgtcattaatggtgtcaatcatcacaacaagtataaacatgataatagaatgaagaaatgaaaaaataaagattaaagagtaaaggaattataccaaacttgagatgatccaaataataaagcaaagaataatagaagaaacttgattgattgatgaagggttgtcaatcctccaataataacccaataatcttcaattacccaataataaacttgaataataattaaggagagattaatgtgagatttgtggaaagattgagattaatctattctaatctactcctaatctaatctaagaaagcttgatttaatctaaggaaacttcatggtttgattattacaaatggggtatatatagtagagattagatgcatgaattagggttaactatgggcttaaatgacgattaagtcccttgttgaggaaacgccggtctttttgggaagactccggtctctagggagactccggtctctagaaaaagatgtgcatccttccttgaagcttgaagaagacgaaatgggtctgcctgggaatccgggcgtctttagcacgggacgggcggatttggttatttctgcccgggcgtcttgtggagaagacgggcgtctttgggtggttttgcccgggcgtcttttgGAGAAGCCGCTCGGACAAAaagaggggaagacgagcggatttaaggggtggacgagcggattccttcaggggacgagcgtcttcagtctcgggacgcgcggattggcgaacagcttctttgtttgacctcggattgtaaaacggacgtcattttctcatccggactcctattggagtgattcaaaagcctagatcacttgttttttcgacgccgttccatctagcatatttacagagccaaaggagcaactcttgttttgggtttcgagcaatttcttcttgtaatgcctccCTCTCGtgattcttacttttaaccctttgatccttctatatacactttattcctacatctttggtcatcattcttgcctcctcttcatactagtccatctaatatcatcaataagcttccaaatatgcacgaaagacgggaatttccgccttattatctcctttcctacaaaacatgcacaatgcaataggaaaacgaaataggaaggaattgacggataaaatggtcatgaaatgctataatagtatgcaaaataggctcaattaggggactaaatgtgcgcaaataatgttcacatcagagACTCCGGTTTGTTCCTGAGCACATTAGGAATAAGATGAGGGCCGAGTTCAGCACTTTCCGGATAACTGAGAGTATGACTGTGGCAGAATACTATAAGAGATTTAATGAGTTATCGCGCTACGCAGATGATTTGGAGCTGAGCCTATTGACCTTGGCTCTTCGATTCGATCAAGGGCTATCAGTGAAGATTCCGGAGAGGCTATATGTTGGGGTTCTTAAGGACCTGAAAGATGTGTATTAACGGGTTGGGAATGCAGAGAGGCTTATAGATATGGCTAAGGAGGCTAAGGAGAAACTGGGCGACAAGAGGAAGTCTGATAATGATAACAAAGGACAATCAGGGTTCAAGCGGGGTATCTACAATCAAGTTAACGCTTATTCTGGAGGGTCCGGATTCAGTGGTGGGTCGTCTTTTGGCGGTCGTGGTGGTCGTACCAACAGTGGCAGTTCCGGGGTGACTTGTTACAACTGCGGCGGTACTGGTTACAAGAAATATGAGTGCACTAGCTATGGAGGACTGGGTTTCCAGAGACAACACCAGGGAGGGTATTCTCAGGCACCGAGTTAGAGCATGGTAAGTAATAAACCGGCAGGGTTGTGGCCTAATCATCGTGGTCAAAGCCACAGCAACAACAGTTACTGTAACCGTAACAATGGAGGGGCTTATCAACGGCAGAGAGGCAATGCTAATCAGAATTCGGCTGCTAAGTATACAGCGTCAGCAAGCACAGTGCAGGGTGGAGCTCATAAGAATAGCggcaagctgttcatgatggacaagtaggcagctgaggaggatgcgcaggtcgtcactggtacttttctcattaataatatgccgacctttgttttatttgattcaggGGACACACATTCTTTTGTATCTAAGGGACAGGCTTTGTCTATGGGTTTGAAGGAGTATGAGTATGTAAAAGATAATGTTGTCATACCGTCGGGAGAATCGGTGTCTTGTGGGAGATTGTATAAAGAGGTGTATATGGTCGTTGGGGAAGTTAAACTTCCGGTTAATGTGTTTAAGTTTCCTATGAGAGGGTTTGAGGTCAttgtcgggatggactggttgggtaagtataaagctAGTATAGATTGCCATCAAAAAAAGGTGACTTTGTGGGGTCCTAAGGGAACTAGAGTGTCTTACCGAGGGTTTGTGGTCAAGCCAAAGTTCAAGGCTATTGCAGCTATAACCTTGAAATCTTAcatgaggaaggggtgtcctatgTTTATTTGTCACATTCGGGATAGTCGATCGGAGGAACCTACTGCAACAGAGATACCGGTTGTGGATGAGTTCGTggatgtttttccagatgagattccAGGGTTACCGCCAAAGAGGGACATCGATTTTAATGTGGAGTTGAAGCCGGGAACGAGACCTATATCTATGGCTCCTTACCGGATGGCACCGAAAGaattggaagagttgaagaaacgACTAGATGACCTGCTAGAGAAGGGGTACATttgacctagtgtatcgccgtggggagcaccggtgTTGTTTGTAAAGAAAAAGGATGGTAGTATGTGGCTATGCATCGACTACAAGGAGTTGAACCATGTTacggtaaagaacaagtatccgttacTAAGAATTGATGACTTGTTCGATCAACTAAGTGGGGCTGGGGTGTTTtccaagatcgatttgaggtcggggtaccaccAGTTAAGAATTCGAGATGAGGATTTTCCTAAGACAGCTTTAAGATCgcgatatggtcactatgagtaagtggttatgccttttgggttgactaatgcaccaGCTGCATTCATGGATATGATGAATCGGATCTTCAGTCCTTTCTTGGACCAGTTTCTGGTGGTCGTCATTGACGACATTCttgtctattccaagactaaagaggagcatgtGAAGCATCTACGATTGGTGTTGCAGAAACTACGCGATAAccagttgtatgctaagttgtccaagtgcgagttttggttggagaggGTAGCTTTTCTGGGGTACGTGATTTTGAAAGATGGGGTGTCTGTGGATCCTAGCTAGATTGCAGCAGTGTCAAACTGGGAAGCACAAAAAAATGTGGCCgaaattcggagtttcttaggtttGGTTATCTATTACAAGAgttttgtgaaagacttttctaccattgctaggccgatgacagctttgatgagaaaagagaatcGTTTTTGCTGGGATGAGGGTTATGAAAAAGCGTTCCAAACTTTAAAAGAGCGTTTAACGACAGCTCATGTCTTAACACTACCTGAGGGAgatgagaactttgaggtttatactgatgcttcgaagaatggtcTGGGATGTGTTCtaatgcagaatgggaaggtcaTCGCTTATGCATCGAGGCAGCTGAAAACCTACgaagagaactaccctactcagatcacaagagtttgaagtacatcttcactcaaaagaaaCTTAATATgcgacagaggagatggatggaGTTGATAGGGGACTATGATATGGAGATAATCTACTATGAGGGAAAGGCTAATGTTGTAGCTGacgcgttgagcaggaagagtgtgcattctctatgcaatGCTTTGTCACTAATGCAGCTAAAAGATGAAGTGACAAAGATGGGTATACATATGATTCACAAAAGGGACACCATCGGTGATTTGACAGCGGAACCGGAGTTTTATGATAACTTGAGACAGACAAAATTGTTCGATCCTAAAATTCAGGAATGGAGAACAAGGATAGGTAATAGCAATATGTCGCGATTTTCACTTCACGAGGATGGGAGTGTTCGGTATGATGGTAGGTGGTGCGTTCCTGAGGATGCGAAAATGAGAAAGGTGCTCATGactgaggctcattgcactccttattcagtacattcgggtggtgacaagttgtacaaGGACTTGAAAAAGACCTTTTGGTGGCCCGGAATGAAGAAAGATGTCGCGGATTTTGTAGCTAGATGCTTGACTTGCCAAAGGATGAAAGGTGAGCAACGAATACCGCAGGGTAAGGTTCAATCTCTTGAGGTACCAGAGTGGAAATGGAAATCTATCTCGATGGATTTTATTGTCGGGCTACCAAGGactcagcagggtaacaacatgatttgggtgattgtggattcACTGACCATGTTAGCTCACTTCataccaatgaaagatacatggagcaAGTTGTAGCTGGCTAATGGTTACCGAAAtcatgtggtgaggttacatgggGTACCAAAAGATATAGTATCAGATAGGGATGCAAGGTTCATATCACACTTATGGCaggagttgcaggaattgatgggtactacattgaagatgagtacaactttttaTCCTATGTCGGACGGCCAAATAGAACGAACCAtaaagaccttagaggacatgttaagGCTTGTGTTATGgaatttggtggtagctgggaagaccggctggatttgatagagttctcatataataacagctatcatactagtattgggatgacaccttttgaggccttatatggacagaggtgtaggagtcccatttgttgggatgacagtgcAGAGGCCGTGGTTTTGGGTCCAGacatggtacaggagatggttgagCAAGTAAAGCTGATTCATCAAAAGATAaaggcggcccaggatcgacaaaagagttatgcggatctacatcgacGAGCAGTGGAGTTTCAAgtgggtgacaaggtccttttgaaagtgtcacctattaAGGGTGTCATGTGTTTTGGCAAGAAAGGGAAATTGAGTCagaagtacattggaccgtatgagattCTTGATCGGGTAAGCGAGGTAGCCTATCGATTGGCTTTGCCACCGACGCTTGATCGAGTGCATAACGTTTTCCATGTGTCCCAACTTCGGAAGTATATGACTGACCCATCTCACGTACTTGAGTTTGAACATATTGAATTGGATAAAGCACTTACTTATGTTGAGACACCGAAAGAAATCTTGGATCGCaaagtgcgcaagacaaggaagGGCGAAACTTTGTTACTTAAAGTGTTGTGGTCTAATCATATGGTTGAAGAGGCCACTTGGGAAGTGGAGGAGGCTGTGAGAGAACGTTATCCCCACCTTTTTGATCATGTATGGTTGGTTACGGGGTCGTAACCTATTTCTTTAAAGGGGGTGAGAGATAATCGCATGTGTTTTGGGGTAGTTTTCGGGTGGTTATAGACGTTCATAGGTTGTTGTGTCGGTGATGGGGTGTCTTTTTGGGGGCAGTGTTGGGGTGGTTATAGACGTTCATAGGTTGTTGTGTCGGTGATGGGGTGTCTTTTGGATCATTGCAGTAGTTGGCTTTGTGGTTTTGCGTTGTGTCGGACttaggtgaacttcggggacgacgttcgtttttaaagagggaagactgtaataccacaggTTTTTGGTTGCAGGTAACTCGGttgagtagggcttactcgaGCGAGTTGGCTGTCGGGCGTCTTAAGTTGGGTTCTGGAACgtcagaactcgatcgagtaggttagtaTTCGGTCGAGTTAGGCTAACTCGATTGAGTCGGTTCTGTACTCAGTCGAGTTGCCGGTCTAATGAGGGTTTTTCCGCTGTTTTGATTTTTATGATTGGGGAAGTATATAAAGTTGTTTCAGCTGTTCTTAATCTTTTTCTAATCATTTTTTTAAAACCTAAACTACAAACATATTCCCTAATCATTCTAATCATCACTTAGCCGGATTCAAGGGGGTTTTCACATCGTTCCTTCGCGTCGATTCTTTGGTAAGCTTTGTACTTTTGTCCTTATGGTTATAGTGTTATcattgttaaaccctaattagaTTTTTTGGGGGAATTAGGGTATATTTTGATGGTATGATATGTATATAGGTGACGAGTTCGTAGAAGAGCCTTTCTGATCTTGTTGCTGTGATTGTCCGGATTGcaaataaggtagggttttccctactcagtcgaTTGTGTAATTGTCTATGTGTATTGCGGTTATTATTGCTTTTTTTATCATTGTTGTTGagattggttggaggagatgGTGATGGTTGCGGTTAAGATTATTTTGTGAGCCATGTCGAGAGATGGTCTCATTCTCATGTTCGCCTCTTGTGTCTCTCGTCACAAgcgggatgtgcacattaatgatctgggttcgctcgttgcgatgatcgggaatttggtgggcaaggctggggtcccccaccggcggtgtggcttacctgttgcgatgggtaaccagTGATTGGTGGTTGTTGGACGTGGTGATTGACTGATTGCATTACTATAGCTGTTTCCGCTGCGTACATTGTTGGTtatacagttgactgaccccgttttatgttttcaaaactgtggtgatccattcggggatggtgagcagttggcttagcacgTGATAATTGTTGATGGTTGATTGGATAGCTTGCAGGGCGTGGTCGGGCGCTGTCATCACTAGTCGTCTTAATGCTTTAGCTGACATTAGTTTACTTTGAGACTTTATTCCAGTTGTACCTTTTTCCTTTAGAGTTTGTTTTGAAGAGTGTAAACTTTATTACTCATTTTCATTTAAGTCGTTCTTTATTGTTACTATGATGCGtactacctcaggcaactgagatggtagcacccCTATATGCTATGGTGGTCCTTGATAAGGcactttggtatatgggggtgttacaaaggctGAGGTGGACCGACTTGTGAGCGCTAAAGGTGTACGAATGTTTGACTTTGTATTCCGTTTCATAGATATGGAAGACCCTTCCATTTCCTATGATACGAGGCGCAGAGCTtttggattttgccttcttcactGCTTTGTCTTAAATGGCCGTGTTGATGCGGAAATGAGAAGTGACCCGCGAATCTTAGGCATTATCGAGTAAATGGAACTCCgcaagagcccagcttgcttggtattaggagagaccatcttagGGTTGGATAACCGAAAGGCGAACTGTAAGCTCCCGTATctaggaagtcccatcattttaCAGGTAAAACGATCCCGTCTTctgcctttttctttttttcttttcgttttttttcgtgAGTCCGTAAGACGAAGGGGTATTAACATTTGTTCTTTTTGTAGATTTGGCTGATGGAGAGGctacgattgatcgagcccccagttgatgtGCTTGGATACCGATCAATATCGATCGTGATGAGGacgaggctatacatggtggactttacccgAGTGTGCAACTATTGGGGGAACAAACTAATGAGCGAAGGAGGTCCCTTGATCAGATGGATCGTCCCTTGGTGGCATCTCAGTTCCTACCCGATCTATTCGTGTCCCGGGCCTGGAGTTCATGGTTACCATAtttccggagaggttgatgaggcaagtgggcatGAAGCAGAAAATTCCGAAACTTGACACCATACTGCAGACAACACCGGCGAACACCTCTGAGTCTTTGTGCGACTGGGCACTTcgttgggcccaaaggaacatgtggtttatATTTGTCCCAATTGGTtcgttgtgggtgtcggattcttacttgcagtggaggaaggctagCCTCTCGGTGGAGCACGAGAAGCTAAGGAAGCATGGGCCGATTGACTATAAGATCCGCGAGGTGGCGAAAGAGAACCAGAAATACTTgacggaagaagaagaagaagaagctggattccgAGTCGTCCGCCCGAAGAAGAAGCCAAGGAATGCTCCTGTTGAGAAGATGGTTGTGGATCGGAATGGAAagactaggcctcgagaaagaccattgtTGATTAGGTAAGAGATAATGCAAGAGCGTCCCCCTCGAGGTCGAgataagaagtatgataaaaatgacaaaggcaagggaaagatggaagaatgGGAATAGCCTAATTCTTTAttagtatttattattattgttgttgtaataaacggggggttttttagaatcctagcctagcatttatttaaGCATTTATTATCGGATGTATTATTTGGCGTATTACTAATAGATGAATAAACTGGTCATTTTAGTTAGAAACTGTAAAtcaattccttttatttattctttcgaaATTCAAGTGCCAAAGAAAATGTCCTTCTATCACTACTACACACACCTTACTTTGCCCACGCTTTATTGGGCTATTCccgacgcttaaaagcgtcgccATTTTATTTCTCGACGCTTTTAGAAGCGTGGTTTTTTGGGGCGTCATGAAATTTTGACGGTTTTTAGCGTCAACCTTGTAGACGCTTTTATGTGTCGAGAGCAGCGACACTTTTAAGCGTCAAAGTTTATCTACACTTTTTCGCGTCGAAATTTTGAATTTCTCTACGCTTTTTCCTGTCACTAGACAAATTCACTAATACTATCTTCGTCAATACGATTTGAATTAAATCATATAAATTACCAGCTAATGACATCATAAATTAAAGTGTGTATAAATAACATTAATTTGACTAGAACCAAAACAAAATTTTATACCATAAATTAAAATTGCAATTATCAAATTACAtgctttcaaaattcaaaaaaaaaataaaaaaaaatatcgtAATTATTTTATCCGAACAATCGAACAATAGAAATAAGAAATATCCCTATTAATGCTTTTCAGCAAAAATAATAAACTGTTTCGAAACGATTAGATTTAAGCCAAAAGGTGCAACTAATCTACTCCAGAAAGTGAATTCAAGATTTGGTCCTTCTATCCGGATGCACCGCCACCATTAGTTGAGTCGGATATCTACATGCAAGGAAATTAAATTTCATTAACAAGGCAATCAAGTAGGAAGTTGTGCTACTAATAACAAAAAGAATTCAAAATACTACATACTTAAGAAaccatacataaaaaaaaaaagatgattaCATGAACCTTAATGAACACTTAACAGCGCTAGCACTTACCTTACACTAACCGCTACAGTTGCTAGCTATTTATTACATGCCAAATATGCTACTCCCTCAGCTCCGACTCTGATTCTTACCATTTTCATATAAAGACTGGCCGATTGGGTTCACGTTGTTCTTAGTTTCAAATTAttctttgaattttgaccggcaAGCGCAATTTCGTTCAGCCAACTGAATCAATAGTACCCTTTTAAAAAGTTCCTGAACTTTAAATATGTTAAAAGAGTTGCTAAAAACTAATGTATGCATCGTATTAATTACAGATATTAGGATTTCGATAATAGAAAACGTATTCATAGGGTAACGAAATTTGTATTCGTCAAATTAACAAGACCTCCGAGATGTTAGGAGAATCATCTACTCCATTCATCCACATAAAACTGATCACTCTAAAGCGCCACTGATTTTCAagaaaacaaaacataaaacctTTACTGGCACTATCTAAGTAAAACATATGCCAAACCCTCTGATTTTACTCGCTTGTATGTTTGTTTAATGGAGGTATTTGTGGATGCTACTGTAATATCTTCATTTATAAagtcatcattattttgatggaGCAAGAAGCACACTGTTAAAATGTTGATGATATGTCCATAAGTACTCACTAACCACCACAATAATAACCGTGGATCCATCTATGAAACTTTGTATGTTAGTAACCACTCAATTGAAATTAAGAACTGAGCATTAGCGATAGCACCGACTTAGATGATAGGAGTCCGAACAGACAGCATAAACATATTACCTGAACTTCAATGCCAAGAGTTGGAACCTTTCTAAAAACATCCCTCAGACTACGACGAACACAGACAACAAGTCCTTGACCTTCTCGAATGGGGGGAGGGGGGTAACATGAACCTTAATGAACAC contains the following coding sequences:
- the LOC141651618 gene encoding uncharacterized protein LOC141651618, producing MVSNKPAGLWPNHRGQSHSNNSYCNRNNGGAYQRQRGNANQNSAAKYTASASTVQGGAHKNSGDTHSFVSKGQALSMGLKEYEYVKDNVVIPSGESVSCGRLYKEVYMVVGEVKLPVNVFKFPMRGFEVIVGMDWLGKYKASIDCHQKKVTLWGPKGTRVSYRGFVVKPKFKAIAAITLKSYMRKGCPMFICHIRDSRSEEPTATEIPVVDEFVDVFPDEIPGLPPKRDIDFNVELKPGTRPISMAPYRMAPKELEELKKRLDDLLEKGYI
- the LOC141651619 gene encoding uncharacterized protein LOC141651619, with the translated sequence MTALMRKENRFCWDEGYEKAFQTLKERLTTAHVLTLPEGDENFEVYTDASKNGLGCVLMQNGKRRWMELIGDYDMEIIYYEGKANVVADALSRKSVHSLCNALSLMQLKDEVTKMGIHMIHKRDTIGDLTAEPEFYDNLRQTKLFDPKIQEWRTRIGNSNMSRFSLHEDGSVRAEAVVLGPDMVQEMVEQVKLIHQKIKAAQDRQKSYADLHRRAVEFQVGDKVLLKVSPIKGVMCFGKKGKLSQKYIGPYEILDRVSEVAYRLALPPTLDRVHNVFHVSQLRKYMTDPSHVLEFEHIELDKALTYVETPKEILDRKVRKTRKGETLLLKVLWSNHMVEEATWEVEEAVRERYPHLFDHVWLVTGS